A section of the Falco peregrinus isolate bFalPer1 chromosome 3, bFalPer1.pri, whole genome shotgun sequence genome encodes:
- the RIOK1 gene encoding serine/threonine-protein kinase RIO1: protein MDYRAVAMRQAVPGQFDDADCSDGELTQDTETAIEGEVTENCQLCMCEEVNTEEGDGDDDNDDEEEDEDWDWDDEVGRLMKRHSAAGGCNPQANRQTPSCYSAKMSTPTDKALRKFEHKINLDKLNFDDSVINRVTEKSRQKEADMYRVKDKSDRATVEQVLDPRTRMILFKMLSRGVISEINGCISTGKEANVYHASTANGENRAIKIYKTSILMFKDRDKYVSGEFRFRHGYCKGNPRKMVKTWAEKEMRNLIRLNTAQIPCPEPIMLRSHVLVMGFIGKGDRPAPLLKNAQLSDSKVRELYLQIIQYMRRIYQDARLVHADLSEFNMLYHGGDVHIIDVSQAVEHDHPHALEFLRKDCANVNDFFQKRNVAVMTVRELFEFITDPSITSENIDDYLSKAMEIASKRTEEERSSQDKVDEEVFKKAYIPRTLTEVKNYERDVDIMMKLKEEDMALNIQQDNILYQTVTGLKKDLSGVQKIPALLEKKADESETDSDDDGSSEDSDSGCKESVHPKDKPAEVTMDKKERKKMVKEAQREKRKTKIPKHVKKRKEKTAKMKKGK from the exons ATGGATTACCGGGCGGTGGCCATGCGCCAGGCCGTGCCCGGGCAGTTTGATGATGCCGACTGCTCCGATGG TGAACTTACACAAGACACAGAAACAGCTATAGAAGGTGAGGTGACTGAGAACTGCCAGTTATGCATGTGCGAAGAAGTTAACACTGAGGAAGGAGATGGTGATGATGACAATGatgatgaagaggaagatgaagactGGGATTGGGATGATGAGGTGGGAAGACTCATGAAGCgccacagtgctgctggtgggtgCAATCCACAG GCAAATAGACAGACCCCTAGTTGCTATTCAGCAAAAATGTCTACTCCTACAGACAAGGCTTTAAGGAAATTTgaacataaaattaatttag ATAAGCTAAATTTTGATGACTCTGTTATAAACAGAGTCACAGAAAAGTCTAGACAGAAGGAAGCAGACAT GTACCGAGTCAAAGACAAGTCAGACAGAGCAACAGTAGAACAG GTGTTGGATCCAAGGACCCGAATGATTTTGTTCAAGATGCTAAGTAGAGGTGTCATATCAGAAATCAATGGCTGCATTAGCACAGGGAAAGAA GCTAATGTATATCATGCCAGTACTGCGAATGGAGAGAACAGAGCAATAAAGATTTACAAAACCTCTATTCTGATGTTTAAAGATCGGGATAAATATGTGAGTGGTGAATTCAG atttCGTCATGGATATTGCAAAGGCAACCCAAGAAAAATGGTGAAGACATgggctgaaaaagaaatgaggaatttAATAAG GTTGAATACAGCCCAGATACCTTGCCCTGAGCCAATTATGCTAAGAAGTCATGTGCTTGTCATGGGCTTTATTGGTAAAGGTGATAG GCCCGCTCCTCTGCTGAAGAATGCTCAGTTATCAGACTCTAAAGTCAGGGAGTTGTACCTGCAAATCATCCAGTACATGAGAAGAATATACCAAGATGCCAGACTTGTTCACGCAGATCTCAGTGAATTTAATatgct GTACCACGGTGGGGATGTGCACATCATTGATGTGTCTCAAGCTGTGGAGCATGACCACCCACATGCGCTGGAGTTCCTGCGAAAGGATTGTGCCAATGTTAATG ACTTTTTTCAGAAGCGCAATGTTGCAGTGATGACTGTGAGGGAACTGTTTGAGTTTATTACTGATCCTTCTATCACAAGCGAGAACATTGATGATTATCTGTCTAAG GCAATGGAAATAGCATCAAAAagaacagaggaggaaagatCCAGTCAAGATAAAGTGGATGAGGAA GTGTTTAAGAAGGCTTATATACCTCGAACTTTGACTGAAGTTAAAAACTATGAGAGAGATGTAGATATAATGATGAAATTGAAAGAAGAGGATATGGCATTGAATATTCAGCAAGATAAT ATTCTCTATCAGACTGTGACAGGACTGAAGAAGGATTTGTCTGGTGTTCAGAAG ATTCCTGCACTTCTTGAAAAGAAGGCAGATGAGTCAGAAACAGACTCTGATGATGATGGCAGCTCAGAGGACTCAGATTCAGGCTGTAAAGAATCTGTACATCCCAAAGATAAACCTGCTGAAGTTACCATGGACAAAAAG